CCCACACCATCACGGTtgtgccgctcctcctcctcctctcttccccaccaTTATGCAGGAGTTCCACGCGTTCTCGGTGTCTCCAAGCACGGAGCACAGGCTGGACATCCCTGAGGGGTGCGGCTTCCACCTGTCTATCATTTCCCTCCCGCGCGGTGCCAACGGCAAGACGACGGTGTACGTGTCCGCGGATGGCAAATCGTACGCGCTGGCCTCTCTCGACTCGCAGAAGAACATCCTTCAGGTGCCTCTCGACCTCATTTTTAACTACCGACAGCACGTCATCTTCTTCGCGAAGGGCTCGGCGACGGTGCACTGCGTCGGCTACCGCCAGGAGCTGGACCTcagcgatgatgatgatgatggcaTGGAGAACGGCAGTGATGACGACGCCAGTGACGCTGAGAAGGCGGCGATGAGGCTGCCGGTGGATGCCATCACGGATGCCGGGAcggcaaagaagaaggctgctgctgctgccaccgagAGGTTCTCCGAGGATGAAGACGAGAATGAGAATGAGGAACTGATCGACAGCGCTGAGGACTCATCCGCCGATGCGGCGTCCGATGATGGCTTCAATGGCAAGGAAatggaggaggatgaggagggtGACAGTGACGAAGAGGATGATGAGGAAtatgatgatgatgacgaggagaTCGACAGCGACATTGCCGAGGAGCCGGCGGGGATGCAGGCACGCGATGAGGACCCCACCGCCCCGTCTTCggaagatgaggaggagagtaaCGATGATAAATATGACGAGGAGAGCGATGACCTCGCCGCTATGGAAGAGGACGATGACGAGAATGAgaaagacgaggaggagaaggagccgCCTATGAAGGCGATGCGCTCAGAGGGCCGTCCCAGCAGNNNNNNNNNNNNNNNNNNNNNNNNNNNNNNNNNNNNNNNNNNNNNNNNNNNNNNNNNNNNNNNNNNNNNNNNNNNNNNNNNNNNNNNNNNNNNNNNNNNNNNNNNNNNNNNNNNNNNNNNNNNNNNNNNNNNNNNNNNNNNNNNNNNNNNNNNNNNNNNNNNNNNNNNNNNNNNNNNNNNNNNNNNNNNNNNNNNNNNNNNNNNNNNNNNNNNNNNNNNNNNNNNNNNNNNNNNNNNNNNNNNNNNNNNNNNNNNNNNNNNNNNNNNNNNNNNNNNNNNNNNNNNNNNNNNNNNNNNNNNNNNNNNNNNNNNNNNNNNNNNNNNNNNNNNNNNNNNNNNNNNNNNNNNNNNNNNNNNNNNNNNNNNNNNNNNNNNNNNNNNNNNNNNNNNNNNNNNNNNNNNNNNNNNNNNNNNNNNNNNNNNNNNNNNNNNNNNNNNNNNNNNNNNNNNNNNNNNNNNNNNNNNNNNNNNNNNNNNNNNNNNNNNNNNNNNNNNNNNNNNNNNNNNNNNNNNNNNNNNNNNNNNNNNNNNNNNNNNNNNNNNNNNNNNNNNNNNNNNNNNNNNNNNNNNNNNNNNNNNNNNNNNNNNNNNNNNNNNNNNNNNNNNNNNNNNNNNNNNNNNNNNNNNNNNNNNNNNNNNNNNNNNNNNNNNNNNNNNNNNNNNNNNNNNNNNNNNNNNNNNNNNNNNNNNNNNNNNNNNNNNNNNNNNNNNNNNNNNNNTCGCCCGAGCGGTGGTTTGCCGCAGGGACGCACTGCCAGCCACTCTCCTCAGAGCCGCACGAGCGGTGGTTCGCCGCAGGGCCGCCGCCGTTTCTAAATAATCACCGCTGCTAAGTCCAATGTGACACGGAGGTTAAGCGAGGTGAAAGGCACAGGAGAGCTCGTGGCATTGGAAGCGACTGAGATGGTGGATGGGGAAGGTCTGCAAAGTTTCAatgcgccctcctccctctgcgcGCCCTTGTTATCTatccttctcttcgtctgtgcgtgtgagcgtCTCTTGTCCATCTCGCCCACAGAGCCTAccccctaccccctctcttcccccccttctccctccctatGCCAGCCACTACTGCTGTGGTCCTCGTCGCTCTGTTCTTCcggcccctcccccatttctAACGTGTAAGGGCGCCCTCTCTTATCGTTTCCGCTCGTTTTCACAGCGCTCTggttgctgcggtggcgcgtTTCTTCGAAGTTGACGTGTTGAGCCTACCGTGGAAGGAggcgggtgtgggtgtctgcacacccgcctctccctctctcccggCCTGCTGTGTGGCAGTGTAAGGGTCTTCTTCGGTGTGTCTCTCCTGATGGACGTTCGTGCCTCCTCcggcttctcctctcctccctcggTGTCggtctccctcttcgccacGTCTTATGCTGCCTTTCTTCACCGCGGCCTCTATAAGACGACCGGCAACGGAAGGgggcgaggggagagaggagaggcagagaagcccCGAGACGCTGGTGAGGGTGGGGGCGATGTCGAGCCTCAGCGCATGggtcgttgctgttgtttgcgtgtgtgtacctggggcgtgtgcgggtgtgtgggcaccctctcccctgGTGCATGCCAGGAGGCTCACCGTGTATTCCCATCGTTGTTGTAGTAATTGTTCAGAAGTTCCCTGCATCGTCCGCTGTCTGCAGCCGCCATCTCCCTTCACCCCTCCCACAGTCGTGCATGTCTGGTGGacgggagaggagggaggagtaaATAATCCCCAGAGGGAGTGTGAATTGCCGTGAAATGCAAGGGACCCCCAACACACAACACCAACTCATAGCCCCATCGTACCAAGTCGGAGCGGAATGGCGTTCAATGTTGGTGGCAGAGGGCGCATTGGCTCAGCTCTGTCACTCCATCGTCGCATGAGCAACGCATGATAACGAAAAGCGTACGGAAAAGGcggcaaggaggagagagggggggggcgacaTCATGAGGCGGCCCACCCTGTACGGAAAAGGCGGCGAGGAATGGGCGGGGGAGGGTAAGGAGAGAGTCGTTCTGTGCAGGGTCTTAGTTTTGTCTGTGTGATGCTGTACAGAGAGGTGACGACGTCGGGGAGGAGTCAGTGAGGCGGCGGGCTACACCGTTCATCCCCACACCATCCTTttcccacccccctcctgctgctcttctgccCTCTTAAAGTTTGTCGCTGCTTCCCCCGCGTGCCGCTCGCCCTCAAAGCGTCTTCCGTCTCGCCCTTTCGCTCTactgtccccctcccctccccccctcgcGTTCCTCTCGGTTCTactcgcctctttcctttgccgCTTCATGCCGGTGTGACGGTGCCCCGGGTCTTCTGCGTCGGAGTCGTGACTTCTCCGCGGTTCCGAATGCACCCCAgaaacacccacacccacacccacacaacaTCATGACTGAGCTAGTTAACCCCAACCCCATCGTGTTCGAGCCCACGCATGATCCGCTCAAAGGCCGCACCAATGCAGAGCGCGCGgctgaggacgacgaggatgcggAGGACCCCATTGACGCGTGGGAGGTGTTTGAGCTAATCCGCCGCATACGCGACCCTGAGCACCCCAACTCGCTCGAGCAGCTGAAAGTCGTCGAGCCCTCGCTCATCAACGTGAATTGGAAGAAGCGGCACATCCGCGTTCTCTTCACCCCAACGGTGCCGCATTGCAGCCTGACCACGCTTATCGGTCTGAGCATCCGTCTGCAGCTCGAGCGATCGCTACCCGAGTACACGAAGATCGACATCTACGTCACCCCCGGCACCCATGaacaggaggagcaggtgaaTAAGCAGCTGAATGATAAGGAgcgggtggcggctgcgctggagaACCGGAATCTGCTGAACGTGGTGGAGTCGTGCATAAATGGGCTTGATGAGTAACGAGGTTGTGTCTCCCCttaagggaggggggggcagtgaCGGTAGTGCTGACTGTGGCTGTGGCCTGGTGGTTGTCTGCCAGACACAGACCATGAGAGTTGtgcgacagcggtgctgtGTCACGCCTACTTTTTAGGGGCTCTCCCGTTCCCTTTTCGTCCACCCCAACCACTTCTGTCTGCGCTTATAGACGTAGCGCATGCGTCCGTGGGGCGTAgaggggcgtgtgtgtgtatgtgtgtggttACAGAGTGGAGCGTGGATTATCAGGTGCGAGAATGCGCATGGTGCCCCTTTCTCCTGCCTTTAGCTTTTTCAAAAGGGCGGGCAAAGTGAGAGTCGTTTGACCGCAGTCACCTCATgtgacagcggtgctgcctgttggtctgtctgtgcgtgctgaTGCTGATCTGCACATGCTTGCACATTTTTCCTTTTCGAAGTGTCTCGAGGCCCCAGTGCGAGCACCCACtcgctccccttccccccgaCCCAGCCATTACCTCTTTGGCCTCAAGCGGTCGCGCACTAGGCAGAGGCCGCAGATGATGTTTGCGTCTTTTCGCCCTTGCAGACGccctccctcgccctccccccaccgcTTTGCGTGTTGCCGCCTcacgcctcttttccttgtcgGCCCCTCTCCTGTCGCCGAATTTGCCTTTCAACAACTCCATCCTTCCCTCTCAACACAACCCTCTTTGACTGCTCCTGGCTGGgcagtgcgctgcgcgtTGAGGGATCTCACCGCGCGTGCGCAGACTTCACGTTCTCCGATTAGCACACTTATCGAGGCGCACATTCTCGAGCTAAGGCggagcgtgtgcgcgtgcgtcagGGACGTGGCAGGTGTCcagtctctctttctctcgcgctACTAAGCCGCAGCTTCTACTACGCCCCCCCTTTTGTCTGTAGTGCACCGCTTTTGAGTGT
Above is a genomic segment from Leishmania panamensis strain MHOM/PA/94/PSC-1 chromosome 7 sequence containing:
- a CDS encoding RNA binding protein-like protein (TriTrypDB/GeneDB-style sysID: LpmP.07.1060~partially sequenced multicopy gene) is translated as MWDAQKRGRTDVSPTRLPSLCLSQQTRVSRSKAFLSHARTHARLSFHLFFSSVAFGSSTAKVVPFAYPHHHGCAAPPPPLFPTIMQEFHAFSVSPSTEHRLDIPEGCGFHLSIISLPRGANGKTTVYVSADGKSYALASLDSQKNILQVPLDLIFNYRQHVIFFAKGSATVHCVGYRQELDLSDDDDDGMENGSDDDASDAEKAAMRLPVDAITDAGTAKKKAAAAATERFSEDEDENENEELIDSAEDSSADAASDDGFNGKEMEEDEEGDSDEEDDEEYDDDDEEIDSDIAEEPAGMQARDEDPTAPSSEDEEESNDDKYDEESDDLAAMEEDDDENEKDEEEKEPPMKAMRSEGRPS
- a CDS encoding hypothetical protein (TriTrypDB/GeneDB-style sysID: LpmP.07.1070), with the translated sequence MTELVNPNPIVFEPTHDPLKGRTNAERAAEDDEDAEDPIDAWEVFELIRRIRDPEHPNSLEQLKVVEPSLINVNWKKRHIRVLFTPTVPHCSLTTLIGLSIRLQLERSLPEYTKIDIYVTPGTHEQEEQVNKQLNDKERVAAALENRNLLNVVESCINGLDE